In the genome of Luteitalea pratensis, the window TGGGATCGCCTGTGGGTGCGAAGAAGCCGGCGTTGACGGCCGCGATGGCCTGCGTGCGGCGAGCGATGTCCAGAACGGTCGCACGCGCCGGCATTTCGCTACCTGCCAACGCCGACGCCAGCCGGACCCGAGAAGGGTCCAGCCGAAGCAGTCGCAGGGACCGTGGCGCAACTGGCCGGGCCGGCTCGCCAGGCACCACGAAGGCACGATCGCCGTCCACGCGGAACAGTTCGACCCCATCGCCAACGCGCTCGGCCCGCCCCAGAAAGGACAGGTCGGCATCGACGGCCGCACGGGCCGGCGGCCAGGGAGTGACGAGAATCAGGCCGCACAGGAGGACAATGGGCAGGCGCACGGGGAAATCATAGTGGCCGAATCCGACATCGATCGCCTTATCGACGAATTGCACGGGCATCACGCGACGACGACCGACTTGACGACACAGCTCATGTCCGCGGCCGACGTCGAGGCCGCCGACGAGGAGAGCCGGCTCGGAGCCGACGACGTCGTCAACGCGACCACGGGCACGAATCGGCTCGAGGCGTGGCTGCGACAGGTCGTCCTGCGCGGCGGCTCGGACCTGCTGCTGGTGGTGAACGCCCCGCCGTCGGCACGCATCGACAAGCGCATCGTCCCGATGGCCGACGATACGTTGGCCGGACCCGACATCGAGCGTGCCGTGCTCGCCGCGGTGCCGCCCCATGCGCGTGAGATCTACCAGCGCGAGGGCATCGCCGATGCGTCGTTCAGCCTGGCGGGTGTCGGCCGCTTCCGCGTCAACCTGCACCGCGAGCGCGGCCGGCCGGCGGCGACGATCCGCGCGCTGCCACGCAATGTGCCGCGGCTGTCGACGCTCTCGCTGCCGCCGCAGGTGGAGCACCTGGCGCAACTCACGCGCGGCCTCGTGCTCGTCGGTGGTGGAACAGGATCGGGCAAGTCGACGACGCTGGCGGCACTGGTCGACGAATTGAATCGACGCGAGGCACGTCACATCATCACCATCGAGGACCCGATCGAGTACGAGCACGCCCACCGTCGCTCACTCGTCGAGCAGGTCGAGATCGGGGTCGACGCACCGGATTACCCGACGGCGCTGCGCGCTGCCCTGCGGCAGATGCCCGACGTGCTGATCGTCGGCGAGATGCGCGACGCGGAATCGATGCGGCTGGCACTCACCGCCGCCGAGACGGGCCATCTCGTCATCTCGACACTGCACACGACGGACGTCACGTCCACCGTCGCCCGCATGGCCGATTCGTTCCCCGTCGAGCGGCAGGCCACGATCCGCCAGGAGATCTCGCTGGCGCTCAGCGCGGTGTTGATCCAGGCCCTGCTGCCGCGCGTGTCTGGCGGACTCGTGCCCGCCGTCGAACTGCTGATGGTGCAATACGGCGCGCGGCAGCACATCCGCAAGAACCAACTCCATCACCTGCACCAGGAGATCACGTTGACGCGCCGCTTCGGATCGCTGACGTTCGAGGAATCGCTCGCGTCACTCGTGCGGGCCGGTCATCTCGACGCCGAAGTCGCACGCGAACGCGCCGCGCATCCCGAGGAGTTGAGCAGGCTGATGGAGCCCAGCTAGGCGCATGCCGTTCCTGACAGCCCGCTGGGAACATCTGGTGCTCCTCAACTACGTGTGCCCGGCCGCGCTCCTCGAGCCCCTCGTGCCGGCGGGCACCACCCTGGACACGTGGGAAGGCGAGGCGCTGGTCAGCCTCGTCGGCTTTCTTTTCTCGGACACGCGGCTGCTGGGCTTGCCGGTGCCGTTTCACCGCACGTTCGAGGAGGTGAACCTCCGGTTCTACGTCCGCGGGCCGGCGCCGGACTTCCGGCGTGCCGTCGTGTTCATCCGCGAGCTCGTGCCGCGATGGGCGATCGCGGCGGTCGCCAGGGGCATCTACAACGAACCGTACCTCTCGGTGCCGATGCGCCATCGTTGGTCGCTCACCAAGGACGGAGGCAAGATCTCCTACCGTTGGACGCATGCCGCGGCGGATTTCGAGATCGGCGCGCGCGTCAGCGGCGCACCGGCGCCGCTGCAGGAGGACTCGGAATCCGAGTTCATCACCGAACATTACTGGGGCTACACACGACAGCGGGATGGACGCACGCTGGAGTACCAGGTGGAGCATCCCCGCTGGCGCGTCTGGACCGCCAGCGAGTGCTGGTTCC includes:
- a CDS encoding type IV pilus twitching motility protein PilT, translated to MAESDIDRLIDELHGHHATTTDLTTQLMSAADVEAADEESRLGADDVVNATTGTNRLEAWLRQVVLRGGSDLLLVVNAPPSARIDKRIVPMADDTLAGPDIERAVLAAVPPHAREIYQREGIADASFSLAGVGRFRVNLHRERGRPAATIRALPRNVPRLSTLSLPPQVEHLAQLTRGLVLVGGGTGSGKSTTLAALVDELNRREARHIITIEDPIEYEHAHRRSLVEQVEIGVDAPDYPTALRAALRQMPDVLIVGEMRDAESMRLALTAAETGHLVISTLHTTDVTSTVARMADSFPVERQATIRQEISLALSAVLIQALLPRVSGGLVPAVELLMVQYGARQHIRKNQLHHLHQEITLTRRFGSLTFEESLASLVRAGHLDAEVARERAAHPEELSRLMEPS
- a CDS encoding YqjF family protein, translated to MPFLTARWEHLVLLNYVCPAALLEPLVPAGTTLDTWEGEALVSLVGFLFSDTRLLGLPVPFHRTFEEVNLRFYVRGPAPDFRRAVVFIRELVPRWAIAAVARGIYNEPYLSVPMRHRWSLTKDGGKISYRWTHAAADFEIGARVSGAPAPLQEDSESEFITEHYWGYTRQRDGRTLEYQVEHPRWRVWTASECWFRGPAASLYGPAFGAVLSVEPRSAFVAVGSPVVVHHGRRLVTS